In the Pontibacillus sp. HMF3514 genome, TTGAGAATACTTGAGACTGGCTTGTTGGAATTGTTGTGTTACGCTCGATTAATTTCGTTGTTACTCCACCCATTGTTTCAATACCAAGAGATAGTGGAGTAACGTCTAGTAATACAACGTCTTTAACGTCACCTTGAAGTACGCCACCTTGAACAGCTGCACCAAGTGCTACAACTTCGTCAGGGTTAACGCCTTTAGAAGGATCCTTACCTACTTCTTTCTTGATTGCTTCTTGTACCGCAGGGATACGAGTAGAACCACCAACAAGAAGTACTTTATTAATGTCGTTTTGAGACATGTTTGCATCTTTAAGAGCACGACGAGTTGGTTCCATAGTGCGTTCTACTAAGCCTGCAGAAAGCTCTTCGAATTTCGCACGAGTTAGATTCATTTCTAGGTGCAATGGACCAGCTTCACCTGCAGTGATGAATGGTAGAGAAATTTGCGTTTGAGCTACACCAGAAAGATCCTTCTTCGCTTTTTCAGCTGCGTCTTTCAAGCGCTGAAGTGCCATTTTGTCTTGAGAAAGATCAATGCCATGTTCTTTCTTGAATTCAGCAACCATGTGGTCGATGATTACTTGGTCAAAGTCGTCACCACCAAGTTTGTTGTCACCCGCTGTAGCTACTACTTCGAAAGTACCGTCGCCGATGTCTAGGATAGATACGTCAAATGTACCTCCACCAAGGTCATATACAAGAATCGTTTGATCTTCTTCTTCTTTATCGATACCGTATGCAAGAGCTGCTGCAGTTGGCTCGTTAATGATACGTTCTACTTCAAGACCAGCGATTTTACCAGCATCTTTAGTAGCTTGACGTTCAGCATCATTAAAGTAAGCAGGAACTGTGATAACAGCTTTTTCTACAGTTTCACCAAGATAGTCTTCAGCGTAAGACTTAATGTGTTGAAGGATAATTGCAGAGATCTCTTGAGGAGTGTACTCTTTACCTTCAATTTCTACAGTGAAGTCTGTACCCATGTGTCTTTTGATTGACTGAATTGTATTAGGGTTTGTGATAGCCTGACGTTTCGCTACCTCACCTACTTGACGTTCACCATTTTTGAAAGAAACAACAGATGGTGTTGTACGATTACCTTCTGGGTTTGGAATTACCTTTGATTCGCCGCCTTCCATTACTGCGACACAAGAGTTTGTTGTACCTAAGTCAATACCAATAATTTTACTCATAATTAAATGTCCTCCTTTACTTCAATATGTAGTTATTGATTCACTTTCACCATAGCAGGTCGAATAACTCGATCTTTGAGTTTATACCCTTTTTGAAGCTCTTCAACCACTACATTTGAATCATAATTTTCATCTTCTACTTGCATAACAGCTTGGTGCATATGAGGATCGAATGGCTCTCCCTGTGCTGGGATCTCTTCTACGCCTTCTTTTGTTAATGCATCCTTAAGCTGACGATAAACCATGTTCATACCTTCTACAAAGTTCTGTGCAGAATCTTCTTTCACTTCAACCTGTAGAGCACGTTCAAAGTTATCTAAAACAGGTAACAATTCATTAATTAAATCTTGCGATCTATATTTCTTATCGTTTTCGCGCTCTTTTTGAGTGCGACGACGGAAGTTATCATAGTCAGCCTGTAAGCGAATTAAACGCTGTTGAATTTCGTCTTTTTCCTGTTGAAGTTGTGCTTTTTCAGCATCTTCCTGATTATCTTGGCTTTCTTCTTGCTCTTCCTCCAGGATTTCTACTTCAGGATTTTCAACGACTTCTTCTTGCTGATCTTCTGTTTGATTCATTTCTTCAGATTGTTGCTTGTTCTCGTCCATGTATGTCACCTCCTCGAATTTCCGAGTCTTAAACACCGATTACGAATATATCAGAAAACGCGATTCACATAAACCAATAAACATCAATAAGAGGGGAGGGATATTCAGATGGCCTCCCAACTCTATCATTTATTCCCCGTCTGAACCATCCTGATACCATGAATGAAACGTTTTTGTCATTCGGTTAGAAAGCAGGTTCAGTAAGGAAATCACTTTGGAATACTCCATCCGCGTTGGCCCTAATAACGCAATCGTTCCCATTTGTTCATCACCTAATGAGTAAGAAGCAGTAATAATACTTAAATCCTGCATCGCTTCAATTTCATTCTCTTGTCCAATCGAAACTTTTATATCCTGTGAGTCATGACGAAGAAGATGAGCAATTTCATTTTCTTCCTCAATCATGGAATATAAGGAACGAATTTTATCGATATCCTTAAATTCTGGTTGCATAAGGATGTTTGTCTTTCCACCCACATACAACTTAACGGGTTGCTCTTCAAAAAGAGCTGCTTGTAGATATTCATAAGCTTTGTCCGATTCATGTGTATGCTTACGAAGAAGGGAAGCAATTTCTGTTCTCAATTTTCGATTAAGGTGGATGATCGGGACACCCTGCAAACGCTCATTTAGGATATTAACCATTTTCTCAAGATCATGAGGTTCAATCCGAACAGGGATTGTGAAGGAACGATGCTCCACGTGACCTGTATTGGTAACAAGTATGGCAACAGCTGTGTGATCAGAAAGAGATATGATCTGCAGTTGCTTTAACTTTGTCTCATAAACCTCAGGTCCAAGAATAATGGATGTATAGTTTGTTAGGTCTGATAACACTCGAGCAGATTGCTGCACCACTTTTTCAAACTCTAACAATTGATTGGCAAAAGCCTGTTGAATAAACGATTTCTCATTCTTAGGCAGATCAAATGGTGACATGAGATGGTCTACGTAGAAACGGTAGCCTTTCTCAGAAGGTACCCGCCCTGAAGAAGAGTGGGTTTTCTCCAAGAAACCAAGCTCTTCAAGATCAGCCATTTCATTGCGAATTGTTGCCGAACTAAAAGACACTTCATCCTTTTTGGAAATCGCCCTGGATCCTACAGGTTGCGCAGATTGGATGAAATCATCAATAATCACTTGTAATATGAGCAATTGTCTTTCTGTTAACATGATGATCACCTCTGTTAGCACTCGAATAATGTGAGTGCTAAATCTAATAATAAGTTATCAAATGCGATTCACCTTGTCAACGATATTTAATTACAGTATTTCATCCTCTAATAAAAATTCTTGAAAGACTACGTTTCCGAACAGCTGACCTTGCTTTGTAAGGCGAATCGTTTCCTCATTCTCCTCTATCCATTCTTTCCTTTTTAGATAATCTAATTCCTTACTATATAAAGAATTTATAGTTAATCCAAAACGATTTTCGAAGGCTTCTTTAGACACACCTGCTGTTTTACGTAAACCTAAGAACATTTGCTCCTCAATTGCATCTCGTTTCTCAACAGTCTCTTCATGCAATCTTGGCAGTCCATCTTCTAAAGCTTTCTTATTGTAATGATTCAATGGCTTCATGTTAACCGTACGCTTCCCTGGTAAATAACCGTGAGCGCCAGCACCGAAACCAAAATAAAAATCATTGTTCCAATACGTTAAGTTATGCTGACTTTCAAAACCCGGTTTCGCAAAGTTACTAATTTCATATTGATATATGCCATTTGACTCCATCTTATTAAGAAGTAACTCATACATTGCTGCTTCTTCCTCTTCCACAGGCTTCGTAATCTTCCCTTTTTTATTTCGCATATAAAAGACGGTTTTAGGTTCAATCTGTAGCGAATAGGAAGAGTAATGCGGTAACCCTAACCCTATCGCTTCATTTATTGATGATTCAAAGTCTTTATAGGTCTGCCCTGGCAACCCATACATCAAATCAACAGATACATTTTGAAAATCTTGTTTTTCAAAATGACGTAAATTTTCATAAACATCTGCAACTGTATGATTTCGACCAAGTTTTTGAAGCATCTGATCATCAAACACCTGTACTCCGAATGATATACGATTTACTCCATATTGCTTTAAGAGAGCTAACTTTCGTTCATCAAACTCACCTGGATTTGCCTCAAATGTGTATTCAGGACAAGACATTACATCAAATGAATCTGCTATCACGTTCAATAATACCTCAAGCTGTTCATAAGAGAGGGCTGTAGGAGTACCTCCTCCTACATAGATCGTGTTTACAGTTTGCTGATTCTTCCCTACTACTGTAACCATCTCATTTTCTAAAGCTTTTAGATATTGGTCAGCTAGCTCTTTGTTATAAAAGAACTTGGTAAAATCACAGTAATGACATATATAATTACAAAACGGTATATGAATATACGCTGAAGATATCATACTTGTCACGTTCCTTTTAAAAAGTTTAAAAACCGCAAGAATAACATCCTGCGGTTTTTGTATAGATATTTAATATTGTTCATTAATCATAAATCATCTAATTGCTGGTAAGCTCGATATTGACTTTTAATCGTTGTCAGAATCCATTTCAAGAACGGCCATGAATGCCTCTTGAGGAACTTCAACAGAACCAACCATTTTCATACGCTTTTTACCTTCTTTTTGCTTTTCAAGAAGTTTACGTTTACGTGAAATGTCACCGCCGTAACATTTTGAAAGAACGTTTTTACGCATAGCTTTAATGGTTGAACGAGCCACGATCTTATTCCCAATCGCTGCCTGAACTGGTACCTCGAACTGTTGTCTTGGAATAAGATCCTTCAACTTATTTGCAATGGCTTTTCCTCGCTCATAAGCGAAGTCACGGTGAACAATAAAGGATAAAGCATCGATCGTATCATTGTTTAACAAGATATCCATTTTGACTAGGTTTGATGGACGGTAACCGACCAGATCATAGTCAAAGGATGCGTACCCTTTCGTTTGAGATTTTAGTTGATCGAAGAAGTCGTACACGATCTCTGAAAGTGGAATCTCATACGTAATATTCACACGGTTATCATCAAGGTATTGCATATCCTGAAAGGCGCCACGCTTTGCCTGACAAATCTCCATAACAGAACCAACATACTCGTTAGGAACCATTATTGTTGCTTTCACAAATGGTTCACGCACTTCTGATACAGATTGTGTATCTGGCATCATAGATGGATTATCCACGGTAATCGTTTCGCCATCTGTTAGCTCTACTTCGTAAATAACACTTGGCGCTGTTGTAATAAGGTCAATGCCAAATTCACGCTCAATACGCTCTTGAATAATCTCCATGTGTAGTAAACCAAGGAATCCGCAACGGAAACCAAAGCCTAGTGCCTGAGATGTTTCTGCTTCGTACTGTAGAGAAGAGTCATTTAACTCTAATCGCTCAAGCGCTTCTCTAAGGTCATTATAGTTTGAAGCATCAACTGGGAAGATTCCACAGAACACCATTGGATTCATTTTCTTATAACCCGGTAACGGTTTAGCAGCTGGTCGCTCAGCAGATGTAATCGTATCACCCACACGAGAATCACTCACATTTTTAATAGAAGCCGTTAAATATCCAACATCCCCTACTGTCAGGGAATCTTTAGGGGTTGGTTTAGGATTAAATACACCAATTTCAGTGACTTCGAACTCTTTCTCCGTCTGCATCATACGAATACGTTGACCAACGCGAACTGTACCTTCCTTAATACTGATCGAAGCGATAACGCCTCGGTAAGGGTCATACAATGAGTCAAAGATAAGTGCTTTCAATGGATCCTCTGGCTCACCTTCTGGAGCTGGAACGCGTTCTACGATCGCTTCTAGAATATCGTCGATTCCAATTCCAGATTTTCCTGAAGCGTGAATGACTTCATCTTTCGTTACACCTAATAAATCTTCTAATTCTTTTGTTACACGTTCTGGATCTGCTGCTGGTAAATCAATTTTATTAATAACAGGTATGATTTCAAGATCATTATCAAGCGCTAAGTATAAGTTCGCTAGCGTCTGAGCTTCAATTCCTTGCGCAGCATCCACCA is a window encoding:
- the dnaK gene encoding molecular chaperone DnaK, which encodes MSKIIGIDLGTTNSCVAVMEGGESKVIPNPEGNRTTPSVVSFKNGERQVGEVAKRQAITNPNTIQSIKRHMGTDFTVEIEGKEYTPQEISAIILQHIKSYAEDYLGETVEKAVITVPAYFNDAERQATKDAGKIAGLEVERIINEPTAAALAYGIDKEEEDQTILVYDLGGGTFDVSILDIGDGTFEVVATAGDNKLGGDDFDQVIIDHMVAEFKKEHGIDLSQDKMALQRLKDAAEKAKKDLSGVAQTQISLPFITAGEAGPLHLEMNLTRAKFEELSAGLVERTMEPTRRALKDANMSQNDINKVLLVGGSTRIPAVQEAIKKEVGKDPSKGVNPDEVVALGAAVQGGVLQGDVKDVVLLDVTPLSLGIETMGGVTTKLIERNTTIPTSQSQVFSTAADNQTAVDIHVLQGEREMAQDNKTLGRFQLTDIPPAPRGVPQIEVKFDIDANGIVNVSAKDMGTNKEQSITIKSSSGLSEDEVERMVNEAEENAEADKKRREEVELRNEADQLVFTTDKTIKDLGEAVTEEEKQKAEEAKQELQTALEGEDLEQIREKKDALQEQVQQLSVKMYEQAQQQAEAQQGAEGDQSAEDVEDADYEEVKDDENKQ
- the grpE gene encoding nucleotide exchange factor GrpE, whose translation is MDENKQQSEEMNQTEDQQEEVVENPEVEILEEEQEESQDNQEDAEKAQLQQEKDEIQQRLIRLQADYDNFRRRTQKERENDKKYRSQDLINELLPVLDNFERALQVEVKEDSAQNFVEGMNMVYRQLKDALTKEGVEEIPAQGEPFDPHMHQAVMQVEDENYDSNVVVEELQKGYKLKDRVIRPAMVKVNQ
- the hrcA gene encoding heat-inducible transcriptional repressor HrcA, whose protein sequence is MLTERQLLILQVIIDDFIQSAQPVGSRAISKKDEVSFSSATIRNEMADLEELGFLEKTHSSSGRVPSEKGYRFYVDHLMSPFDLPKNEKSFIQQAFANQLLEFEKVVQQSARVLSDLTNYTSIILGPEVYETKLKQLQIISLSDHTAVAILVTNTGHVEHRSFTIPVRIEPHDLEKMVNILNERLQGVPIIHLNRKLRTEIASLLRKHTHESDKAYEYLQAALFEEQPVKLYVGGKTNILMQPEFKDIDKIRSLYSMIEEENEIAHLLRHDSQDIKVSIGQENEIEAMQDLSIITASYSLGDEQMGTIALLGPTRMEYSKVISLLNLLSNRMTKTFHSWYQDGSDGE
- the hemW gene encoding radical SAM family heme chaperone HemW, which encodes MISSAYIHIPFCNYICHYCDFTKFFYNKELADQYLKALENEMVTVVGKNQQTVNTIYVGGGTPTALSYEQLEVLLNVIADSFDVMSCPEYTFEANPGEFDERKLALLKQYGVNRISFGVQVFDDQMLQKLGRNHTVADVYENLRHFEKQDFQNVSVDLMYGLPGQTYKDFESSINEAIGLGLPHYSSYSLQIEPKTVFYMRNKKGKITKPVEEEEAAMYELLLNKMESNGIYQYEISNFAKPGFESQHNLTYWNNDFYFGFGAGAHGYLPGKRTVNMKPLNHYNKKALEDGLPRLHEETVEKRDAIEEQMFLGLRKTAGVSKEAFENRFGLTINSLYSKELDYLKRKEWIEENEETIRLTKQGQLFGNVVFQEFLLEDEIL
- the lepA gene encoding translation elongation factor 4, with the protein product MSNNPIKQENVRNFSIIAHIDHGKSTLADRILERTKALTQREMKEQFLDAMDLERERGITIKLNAVQLRYGAANGEDYLFHLIDTPGHVDFTYEVSRSLAACDGVLLVVDAAQGIEAQTLANLYLALDNDLEIIPVINKIDLPAADPERVTKELEDLLGVTKDEVIHASGKSGIGIDDILEAIVERVPAPEGEPEDPLKALIFDSLYDPYRGVIASISIKEGTVRVGQRIRMMQTEKEFEVTEIGVFNPKPTPKDSLTVGDVGYLTASIKNVSDSRVGDTITSAERPAAKPLPGYKKMNPMVFCGIFPVDASNYNDLREALERLELNDSSLQYEAETSQALGFGFRCGFLGLLHMEIIQERIEREFGIDLITTAPSVIYEVELTDGETITVDNPSMMPDTQSVSEVREPFVKATIMVPNEYVGSVMEICQAKRGAFQDMQYLDDNRVNITYEIPLSEIVYDFFDQLKSQTKGYASFDYDLVGYRPSNLVKMDILLNNDTIDALSFIVHRDFAYERGKAIANKLKDLIPRQQFEVPVQAAIGNKIVARSTIKAMRKNVLSKCYGGDISRKRKLLEKQKEGKKRMKMVGSVEVPQEAFMAVLEMDSDND